From Polynucleobacter sp. JS-JIR-II-b4, a single genomic window includes:
- a CDS encoding GDP-L-fucose synthase, producing the protein MSADLKQKIYVAGHRGMVGAAIVRALKEKGYQNIVTRTHAELDLTNQEAVKSFFESEKPAQVYLAAAKVGGIYANNTFPAQFIYENLMMQNNVIHQAFVSGVKKLLFLGSSCIYPRLAKQPMSEDDLLTGKLEPTNEPYAIAKIAGIKMCESYNRQYGMTHGIEYRSVMPTNLYGPGDNYHPENSHVIPALIRRFHEAKVTNAPEVVIWGTGSPKREFLYVDDMAAASVFVMDLDESIYGQQTSSMQSHINVGFGSDVTIAELASTIGKVIGYQGNISYDSTKPDGAPRKWMDSCRLNKLGWNPKVDLEQGLLLAYADFQKINSQ; encoded by the coding sequence ATGTCTGCAGATTTAAAGCAAAAGATTTATGTAGCTGGCCACCGAGGCATGGTCGGCGCAGCTATTGTTCGCGCTCTAAAAGAAAAGGGATATCAGAATATTGTGACCCGAACGCATGCTGAACTCGATTTAACGAATCAGGAGGCAGTGAAATCTTTTTTTGAGTCTGAGAAGCCGGCCCAAGTATATTTAGCGGCTGCAAAAGTGGGCGGTATTTATGCTAACAATACTTTTCCAGCGCAATTTATTTATGAAAATTTGATGATGCAAAATAATGTCATTCATCAAGCCTTCGTATCCGGTGTAAAAAAACTTCTATTTTTGGGATCTAGCTGTATTTATCCAAGACTGGCTAAACAGCCAATGAGTGAGGATGATCTATTGACTGGAAAATTAGAGCCAACAAATGAGCCCTATGCGATTGCAAAGATTGCTGGAATTAAGATGTGTGAAAGCTACAACCGTCAGTATGGCATGACGCATGGTATTGAATATAGATCGGTAATGCCTACCAATCTATATGGTCCAGGCGATAACTATCACCCAGAAAATAGCCATGTAATTCCTGCACTCATTAGGAGATTTCATGAGGCTAAGGTAACCAACGCACCTGAAGTGGTCATTTGGGGCACGGGGAGTCCAAAGAGAGAATTTTTGTATGTAGATGATATGGCTGCAGCTTCAGTGTTTGTGATGGACCTAGATGAGTCTATTTATGGACAGCAAACTAGCTCAATGCAAAGCCATATTAATGTGGGCTTCGGTTCTGATGTGACCATTGCAGAGCTAGCTAGTACCATTGGCAAGGTGATTGGATATCAGGGCAATATCAGTTACGACTCCACAAAGCCCGACGGCGCTCCAAGAAAATGGATGGATTCCTGCCGTTTGAATAAGTTGGGTTGGAATCCCAAGGTTGATTTGGAGCAGGGGTTGCTGCTGGCTTATGCTGATTTTCAGAAAATAAATTCTCAATAA
- the galE gene encoding UDP-glucose 4-epimerase GalE, translated as MNILLTGGAGYIGSHTAVTLTEAGHQIVIFDNFCNSDKSVLDRLERILKKRLPLIDGDVRNTALIAQTLEKFQIDTVIHFAGLKAVGESVDRPIEYYANNVQGTISLLEAMSLVNVKSLVFSSSATVYGDPQYLPIDEEHPTSATNAYGRSKLHIEEMLKDVANSDREWKIICLRYFNPVGAHESGLIGEDPNGIPNNLVPYIAQVAIGNLEKLSVYGGDYPTLDGTGVRDYIHVMDLAEGHLAALNYLSTNPGWIAVNLGAGKGISVLEVLNEYEKASAKSIRYSIEKRRAGDIASCFAKVDKAKKILGWQTKRNVHDMCASGWLWQQYRKNLP; from the coding sequence ATGAATATCCTTCTCACTGGTGGCGCAGGATATATTGGTAGTCATACGGCAGTTACCCTCACTGAAGCGGGTCATCAGATAGTTATTTTTGATAATTTTTGTAACAGCGATAAAAGTGTCTTAGATCGCTTGGAGAGAATTTTAAAAAAACGCCTGCCTTTGATTGATGGTGATGTCCGTAATACGGCGCTCATCGCTCAAACCCTCGAAAAATTTCAAATTGATACGGTGATCCATTTTGCCGGCCTCAAGGCTGTAGGTGAATCAGTTGATAGACCCATTGAGTACTATGCCAATAATGTCCAGGGAACGATTAGTCTGCTTGAGGCTATGAGCTTGGTAAATGTCAAAAGTTTAGTATTTAGTTCAAGTGCAACCGTTTACGGTGATCCACAATACTTACCCATTGATGAAGAACATCCTACTAGCGCAACCAATGCCTATGGACGCAGCAAGCTTCACATTGAGGAAATGTTAAAAGATGTGGCTAACTCGGATCGCGAATGGAAAATCATTTGCTTAAGATATTTCAATCCAGTGGGCGCCCATGAATCTGGGCTGATTGGAGAAGATCCTAATGGGATTCCTAATAATCTGGTTCCTTATATTGCACAAGTGGCAATTGGTAATTTAGAAAAACTCAGTGTTTATGGAGGCGATTACCCAACGCTTGATGGAACTGGAGTGAGAGATTACATCCACGTCATGGATTTAGCCGAGGGGCATTTGGCTGCATTAAATTATCTTTCGACTAATCCCGGTTGGATTGCGGTCAATTTAGGCGCTGGTAAGGGCATTAGTGTTCTTGAAGTTCTCAATGAATACGAAAAGGCTTCAGCAAAGTCAATACGCTATTCGATTGAAAAAAGACGTGCTGGCGATATCGCATCTTGTTTTGCTAAAGTAGATAAAGCCAAGAAAATTCTTGGCTGGCAAACAAAACGCAATGTTCATGACATGTGCGCTTCAGGATGGTTGTGGCAACAATACCGGAAAAATCTACCTTAA
- a CDS encoding HPP family protein: MQRYAFYFGGDQPPVAMLERLRSGFGAFIGLMLVLTTAKYLGELGGIDEWLMASLGASALLVFALPGSPMAQPWAVIAGNTLSALVGICILHAVGEPLIAMPLAASFSILGMFLLRCLHPPAAAVSLIVVLGHVLHFRYAFFPVMVDSILLVLAGAAYSNLTGKRYPNRPS, encoded by the coding sequence TTGCAGCGCTACGCTTTTTATTTTGGTGGCGACCAGCCTCCCGTAGCTATGTTGGAGCGATTACGCTCTGGTTTTGGCGCTTTTATTGGTCTTATGTTAGTGCTTACTACCGCTAAGTACCTTGGAGAACTTGGGGGCATTGATGAGTGGCTTATGGCTTCATTGGGAGCTAGCGCCTTGTTGGTATTTGCATTGCCAGGTAGTCCAATGGCTCAGCCATGGGCTGTGATCGCCGGCAATACTTTATCCGCCTTGGTTGGAATTTGCATTCTCCATGCAGTTGGGGAGCCTCTGATAGCCATGCCGTTAGCGGCTAGCTTTTCTATTTTGGGAATGTTTTTACTTCGGTGTTTACATCCTCCAGCTGCTGCAGTGTCTTTAATTGTGGTGCTAGGACATGTTTTACATTTCCGCTATGCGTTTTTTCCGGTAATGGTTGATTCGATTCTATTGGTTCTGGCTGGAGCGGCTTATAGCAACCTCACTGGTAAGCGCTACCCTAATAGACCAAGCTAG
- a CDS encoding high-potential iron-sulfur protein, with protein sequence MKNSRRQFMILSAAGACTLALNGKVQAQAMVAETDPQAAALGYKADASKVDKAKYAKYAAGQQCSNCALFQGKADAAAGPCSLFAGKQVAGKGWCSAYAKKA encoded by the coding sequence ATGAAAAATAGTCGTCGCCAATTTATGATTTTGTCTGCTGCTGGTGCCTGTACTTTGGCATTGAACGGTAAAGTTCAAGCTCAAGCAATGGTTGCAGAAACCGATCCACAAGCTGCAGCATTGGGTTACAAAGCGGATGCCTCTAAGGTAGATAAGGCAAAGTACGCGAAATATGCTGCTGGTCAACAGTGCAGCAATTGTGCTTTGTTCCAAGGTAAAGCTGACGCAGCTGCAGGTCCTTGCTCATTGTTTGCTGGTAAGCAAGTTGCTGGCAAAGGCTGGTGCTCTGCTTACGCTAAGAAGGCGTAA
- the folE gene encoding GTP cyclohydrolase I yields the protein MPTKKTAVTKKPVAVKKVAVTKKESAKDDSGLPLSVVIRRRIEAQKARFHANDNISAFIKPGELEGLLDEVAEKMQAVLESLVIDTENDHNTQNTSRRVAKMYVQEVFNGRYVDQPTLTKFPNVSRLNELMIIGPITVRSACSHHLCPIMGRIWIGVLPSKASALIGLSKYSRLTEWVMCRPQIQEEAVVELADMLEKKIKPVGVAVVMDADHFCMQWRGVKDRDSKMINSVMRGAFLKDSNLRREFLALIDRK from the coding sequence ATGCCAACAAAAAAAACAGCGGTAACGAAAAAGCCAGTAGCAGTAAAAAAGGTAGCGGTTACTAAAAAAGAATCTGCAAAAGATGATTCTGGATTGCCATTGTCAGTAGTAATTCGTCGCCGTATTGAAGCGCAAAAAGCCCGCTTTCACGCTAATGACAATATTTCTGCATTTATTAAGCCAGGTGAGTTAGAGGGTCTGTTAGATGAGGTGGCAGAAAAGATGCAGGCCGTCTTAGAAAGCCTTGTCATTGATACTGAAAATGACCACAACACTCAAAATACGAGTCGTCGCGTAGCGAAGATGTATGTCCAAGAAGTTTTTAATGGACGCTATGTAGATCAACCGACCTTAACGAAATTTCCTAATGTGAGTCGCTTAAATGAGCTCATGATTATTGGGCCTATTACTGTTCGTAGCGCTTGTTCACACCATTTATGTCCAATCATGGGCCGTATTTGGATCGGTGTATTGCCAAGCAAAGCATCCGCTCTGATTGGCCTTTCTAAGTATTCGCGCTTGACCGAGTGGGTTATGTGCCGCCCCCAAATTCAAGAAGAAGCCGTTGTGGAATTGGCAGACATGCTTGAGAAAAAGATCAAGCCGGTAGGTGTAGCTGTCGTGATGGATGCAGATCACTTTTGTATGCAATGGCGCGGAGTTAAAGATCGAGACTCAAAGATGATCAATAGCGTGATGCGTGGAGCCTTTTTAAAAGATTCTAATTTGCGTAGAGAGTTCTTGGCATTAATTGATCGTAAGTAA
- the gmd gene encoding GDP-mannose 4,6-dehydratase, giving the protein MSISIHDKKIALITGITGQDGSYLAEFLLEKGYIVHGIKRRSSSFNTERIDHLYQDPHINHPDLILHYGDLTDTSNLVRIIQECQPDEIYNLGAQSHVAVSFESPEYTADVDAIGPLRILEAIRILGLEKKTRFYQASTSELYGLVQEIPQKETTPFYPRSPYAVAKLYAYWITVNYREAYGMYACNGILFNHESKRRGETFVTRKVTRGLANIAQGLEKCLFMGNIDALRDWGHAKDYVRMQWLMLQQEQPSDFVIATGVQFTVREFIIRSAKQLGINLKFEGIAENEKAIVASIEGDKAPALKVGDVIVQIDPRYYRPTEVETLLGDPAKAKAELGWVPEITLDQMIVEMVANDLDKAKQHALLLKHGHSVSVGKEN; this is encoded by the coding sequence ATGAGCATTAGCATTCATGACAAAAAAATAGCACTCATTACCGGCATTACTGGGCAAGACGGCTCTTACCTTGCAGAGTTCTTGTTAGAAAAAGGATATATTGTTCATGGCATCAAACGTCGATCATCCTCCTTTAATACCGAACGTATTGATCACCTTTATCAAGATCCCCATATAAATCATCCTGATTTGATCTTGCATTATGGTGATCTCACGGATACTAGTAATTTGGTACGGATTATTCAAGAATGCCAGCCAGATGAAATCTATAACTTAGGCGCACAAAGTCACGTAGCCGTTTCATTTGAGTCTCCTGAATACACGGCTGACGTAGATGCCATCGGACCATTGCGTATTTTGGAAGCTATTCGTATTTTGGGTTTAGAAAAGAAAACTCGGTTTTACCAAGCATCTACTTCTGAGCTGTATGGTTTAGTGCAAGAAATTCCGCAAAAAGAAACCACTCCTTTTTATCCAAGAAGTCCCTATGCAGTAGCTAAGCTTTATGCCTATTGGATTACCGTTAATTATCGCGAGGCTTATGGGATGTATGCCTGTAATGGCATTCTCTTTAATCATGAATCTAAGCGACGCGGGGAGACCTTTGTTACGCGCAAAGTCACTCGTGGACTAGCCAATATCGCTCAAGGTCTAGAAAAATGCCTATTTATGGGTAATATTGATGCATTGCGCGATTGGGGGCATGCAAAAGACTATGTTCGAATGCAATGGCTCATGCTTCAGCAAGAACAGCCATCTGATTTTGTTATTGCCACAGGCGTTCAATTTACTGTGCGTGAATTTATTATTCGGAGTGCGAAACAATTAGGTATTAACCTTAAATTTGAAGGCATTGCTGAAAATGAGAAGGCCATTGTTGCATCCATTGAAGGTGATAAAGCCCCGGCCCTCAAGGTGGGGGACGTGATTGTACAAATTGATCCTCGCTACTACCGACCTACTGAAGTGGAAACATTGCTCGGCGATCCTGCAAAGGCAAAAGCAGAGCTTGGTTGGGTGCCTGAAATTACTCTTGACCAGATGATTGTAGAAATGGTTGCTAACGACTTAGATAAAGCTAAACAGCATGCCTTACTACTCAAGCATGGACATAGCGTCTCTGTTGGTAAGGAAAATTAA
- a CDS encoding MAPEG family protein produces MTIAYACILFMGLLPYVAAGIAKKGFEGYDNAMPRQWLAKQTGFRARANAAQANLFESLPLFFAAVIIASVANAPQDRIDLLAMGFVLARIAYLICYIANWPTTRSIVWLFGIICVVALFFQI; encoded by the coding sequence ATGACTATTGCTTACGCTTGCATTCTCTTCATGGGTCTTTTGCCTTATGTGGCAGCAGGCATCGCAAAAAAAGGTTTTGAAGGTTATGACAATGCGATGCCTAGGCAATGGCTGGCTAAGCAAACGGGGTTTAGAGCTAGAGCAAATGCTGCTCAAGCTAACTTATTTGAGTCTTTACCTTTGTTCTTTGCTGCAGTGATCATTGCTTCAGTTGCCAATGCTCCACAAGACAGAATTGACTTACTGGCAATGGGTTTTGTGCTGGCACGTATCGCCTATCTGATTTGCTATATCGCCAATTGGCCAACCACTAGATCAATCGTCTGGTTGTTTGGGATCATTTGTGTAGTGGCATTGTTTTTCCAGATCTAA
- the plsY gene encoding glycerol-3-phosphate 1-O-acyltransferase PlsY produces MELTLDLLLIPIAYLIGSISFAVVVSKCMRLPDPHSYGSGNPGATNVLRTGNKLAAVLTLIGDALKGYFAIMLARLLLGDESLTSTMNSWLLCGVVLAVFLGHLFPVFHGFKGGKGVATACGILFGINWILGLATLSTWIIVAMFMRYSSLAALAAAIFGPIYFVFLFGFQPMGLALLVVCALLIWRHRSNIKNLLNGKESRIGSKKTPT; encoded by the coding sequence ATGGAATTGACTCTTGATCTCTTGCTTATCCCGATTGCCTATTTAATAGGCTCCATTTCATTTGCGGTAGTGGTGAGTAAGTGCATGCGCTTGCCTGATCCTCACTCCTACGGCTCTGGCAATCCAGGCGCAACAAACGTGCTGCGAACGGGCAATAAGTTAGCTGCTGTCTTAACGCTGATTGGCGACGCTTTGAAGGGTTACTTTGCTATCATGCTGGCGCGATTATTGCTTGGAGATGAATCTCTGACTTCCACGATGAACTCATGGCTTTTGTGCGGTGTTGTGCTCGCAGTATTTTTAGGACATCTCTTTCCAGTGTTTCATGGCTTTAAGGGTGGCAAAGGCGTTGCTACTGCTTGCGGTATTTTGTTTGGCATCAATTGGATTTTGGGATTAGCTACCCTCAGTACTTGGATTATTGTGGCGATGTTTATGCGCTACTCCTCTTTGGCGGCATTGGCTGCTGCAATCTTTGGCCCCATCTATTTTGTTTTCTTATTCGGCTTTCAGCCGATGGGCTTAGCCCTTCTGGTTGTATGTGCATTACTCATCTGGCGCCATCGAAGCAATATCAAGAATTTACTCAATGGCAAAGAGAGTCGCATTGGCTCCAAAAAAACTCCAACATAA
- a CDS encoding O-antigen ligase family protein, producing the protein MIISNALLGQQKPKVPNWVIWVQCIAFVALYAVWILPEVVGVRNTTLIVGALFGAYVIFQYKELFLKKNAFPGYFLLMLFAWATLHLLFISHDFNAQWREYLRIWKYAVIGFIFALGLGLSLAMSRDKKYWNVIYFGMCIPVTIYVVKFLLTTYGPSFGYIAPNYLQIYQSSAPFYIPKSDYIPFCLPALAIALGEIKHILQTKQLNMFASLWKMLPYLVVIFMTLLLFYVQTMKNGFLYVLLCVIVFVGFLLFEKSTKSIRQRIFLALAGVLITSVVMFVHVQQNAPWKALMADAKIAIQLDKYDNWKYNERKGLPKNEFGLQVFGTNYQRIAWGIAGTQLSLENPLGYGLIEDSFSKLAKEKWPDSVDLSHTHSGWLDIALAIGLPGLALILMTLLMLIWQSFQVSYPWGGFVFWSLLSILFLWITTEAAQTITFVGLIFWLSFCTGLVQEQSCQSDSLRKIL; encoded by the coding sequence ATGATCATTTCCAATGCTCTATTGGGACAGCAGAAGCCGAAAGTTCCTAATTGGGTGATTTGGGTGCAATGCATTGCTTTCGTAGCTCTCTACGCGGTGTGGATATTGCCGGAAGTAGTGGGCGTACGTAATACGACTCTCATTGTGGGCGCACTTTTTGGTGCCTATGTCATTTTTCAATATAAAGAGTTATTTCTCAAGAAAAACGCATTCCCAGGCTATTTCCTCCTCATGTTATTTGCTTGGGCTACGTTGCACCTATTATTCATATCCCACGACTTTAATGCGCAATGGCGTGAATATTTACGAATCTGGAAGTACGCAGTCATTGGGTTTATTTTTGCGTTGGGTCTTGGTTTATCGCTTGCAATGAGTCGGGATAAGAAATATTGGAATGTGATTTATTTTGGAATGTGTATTCCAGTCACTATCTATGTTGTTAAATTTCTACTCACTACCTATGGTCCAAGCTTTGGATATATTGCTCCTAATTATTTGCAGATATACCAAAGTTCCGCTCCTTTTTATATTCCAAAGTCGGACTACATTCCATTTTGCCTGCCTGCTTTAGCGATTGCACTAGGGGAGATAAAGCATATTTTGCAAACTAAACAGTTAAATATGTTTGCAAGTCTATGGAAAATGCTCCCTTATTTAGTGGTAATTTTTATGACTCTTTTGCTGTTTTACGTACAAACCATGAAGAATGGTTTTCTGTATGTACTTCTTTGCGTGATAGTTTTTGTTGGATTTCTATTATTTGAAAAATCTACCAAGTCTATAAGACAAAGAATATTTCTCGCATTAGCGGGAGTGCTTATAACTAGCGTTGTCATGTTTGTGCATGTCCAACAAAATGCGCCGTGGAAAGCCTTAATGGCAGATGCAAAGATTGCAATCCAATTGGATAAATATGACAACTGGAAATATAACGAACGCAAAGGACTGCCAAAAAATGAGTTTGGACTTCAAGTATTCGGAACCAACTATCAAAGAATTGCGTGGGGTATTGCTGGCACTCAATTAAGCTTAGAAAACCCTTTGGGTTACGGTTTAATTGAAGACTCATTTTCTAAGCTTGCCAAGGAAAAGTGGCCAGATTCCGTAGATCTTTCTCATACTCATAGCGGTTGGTTGGATATTGCATTGGCTATTGGATTGCCAGGTCTTGCGCTTATATTGATGACATTGCTAATGCTCATTTGGCAAAGTTTTCAGGTCTCCTACCCATGGGGTGGTTTTGTATTTTGGTCTCTTCTTTCTATATTATTTCTTTGGATTACTACCGAGGCCGCCCAAACAATTACTTTTGTAGGCTTGATATTTTGGCTTTCATTCTGCACCGGGTTGGTTCAAGAGCAATCTTGTCAATCTGATTCCTTAAGGAAGATCTTATGA
- the xerD gene encoding site-specific tyrosine recombinase XerD — translation MDRMKKNTPPISVISQEAIERFCDACWLEDGLAQNSLSAYRRDLLLLAQWLYKDSGADLYGVTEKDLTAYIAHRRADKATTANRRLTVFKRFYRHALRINLVKSDPCIGLRAAKQALRFPKTLSEDQITALLNAPDIDTPLGLRDRTMLELMYASGLRVSEIVSLKTVALGLNEGVVRVVNGKGGKERLVPFGGEAGQWLRRYLAEARTPLLEGKTTDAVFVGRHTGTGLTRQAFWALIKRYATLANIPVALSPHTLRHAFATHLLNHGADLRVVQLLLGHADISTTQIYTHVARERLKSIHQQHHPRGS, via the coding sequence ATCGATAGGATGAAAAAAAATACACCTCCAATTTCGGTGATAAGCCAGGAGGCCATTGAGCGCTTCTGCGATGCTTGCTGGCTAGAGGATGGGCTAGCCCAAAATAGCTTGTCTGCATACCGTAGAGACTTATTGTTATTGGCCCAGTGGCTATATAAGGACTCTGGAGCTGACCTGTATGGCGTTACTGAAAAAGATCTTACAGCCTACATAGCGCATCGACGTGCCGACAAAGCAACTACCGCTAATCGACGCTTGACGGTATTTAAGCGCTTCTATCGTCATGCACTCCGTATCAATTTAGTGAAGAGCGATCCCTGTATTGGTTTGCGCGCAGCTAAACAAGCTCTGCGTTTTCCAAAGACGCTGAGTGAAGATCAAATTACTGCATTGCTTAATGCGCCTGATATTGATACGCCATTGGGACTGCGCGATCGCACCATGTTGGAATTAATGTACGCCAGTGGTTTGCGTGTATCTGAAATTGTTTCTTTAAAAACAGTTGCCTTAGGTTTGAATGAGGGTGTAGTGAGGGTGGTTAATGGTAAGGGCGGCAAAGAGCGCTTAGTGCCATTTGGCGGTGAAGCAGGCCAGTGGTTAAGGCGTTACTTGGCGGAAGCACGAACACCCTTATTGGAGGGTAAAACAACGGATGCCGTTTTTGTAGGGCGCCACACTGGTACTGGTTTAACTCGACAAGCATTCTGGGCGCTGATTAAACGCTATGCAACATTGGCCAATATTCCGGTTGCTCTATCACCCCATACCCTTCGTCATGCATTTGCCACCCATTTACTCAATCATGGAGCGGATTTAAGGGTGGTCCAGCTCCTTTTGGGTCATGCTGATATTTCTACTACGCAGATCTATACCCATGTGGCAAGAGAAAGACTGAAATCCATACATCAGCAGCACCATCCCAGGGGTTCATAA
- a CDS encoding mannose-1-phosphate guanylyltransferase/mannose-6-phosphate isomerase: MALVIPVILCGGSGTRLWPLSRSGFPKQFLVLSGDGSSESLFQQAVDRINSAASPDIKLGNTLVVTNEDHRFLVLDQLRDLPSIHSTLLLEPVGRNTAPALSMAALCAQQLSNSEDPILVITPADQTIQNQNAFTKALRDCIRSVEVTPNSIAILGITPTTPETGYGYIQRAVSKDVNGAYEVKRFVEKPNSKTAEIYLAEGSYLWNSGMFVMKASTWLSCIKEFRPDIDGATRNAWQAKSEDSSGGVSFIRPGKAEFEAVPSESIDYAVIEKCPQSHFPIKMIELNAGWSDLGAWDAVWQVGKQDANGNVTSGDTLLANTKNSLVHASSRLVSAVGIENLVIVETADAVLIANRQNSQDVKNIVSQLDLQGREEKSLHRKVSRPWGWYDSVDEGERFKVKRIQVKPGASLSLQMHHHRAEHWIVVRGIAEITNGDQVVTLKENESTFIPQGQTHRLANPGNTPLEIIEVQSGSYLGEDDIIRFEDTYGRS, encoded by the coding sequence ATGGCTTTAGTTATCCCAGTCATCCTTTGCGGTGGGTCAGGCACCAGACTTTGGCCTTTATCGCGTTCCGGATTTCCTAAGCAGTTTTTAGTTTTGTCGGGTGATGGTTCTTCTGAAAGCCTATTTCAGCAAGCGGTAGATAGAATTAACTCCGCTGCTAGTCCAGATATAAAGCTTGGCAATACATTGGTAGTGACTAATGAAGACCATCGATTCTTGGTATTAGATCAATTGCGCGATTTGCCCTCCATTCATTCAACTTTATTGCTTGAACCAGTTGGACGAAATACAGCACCTGCATTAAGTATGGCTGCACTATGTGCACAGCAACTATCGAATAGCGAAGATCCTATTTTGGTGATTACACCCGCAGACCAAACCATTCAAAATCAAAACGCTTTCACCAAGGCATTACGGGATTGCATTCGATCTGTAGAGGTTACGCCAAACTCAATTGCTATTTTGGGTATTACACCAACCACACCAGAAACGGGATATGGTTATATTCAGCGCGCAGTAAGTAAGGATGTCAATGGTGCTTACGAGGTCAAACGTTTCGTGGAGAAGCCTAATAGCAAGACTGCAGAGATCTATCTGGCCGAGGGCTCATACCTCTGGAATAGCGGCATGTTTGTTATGAAAGCGAGTACATGGTTATCTTGTATCAAAGAGTTTCGTCCTGATATTGATGGCGCCACACGTAATGCATGGCAAGCAAAGTCTGAAGATAGCTCGGGTGGAGTGAGTTTCATTCGCCCAGGAAAGGCTGAGTTTGAAGCTGTTCCAAGCGAGTCGATTGACTATGCAGTCATTGAAAAATGTCCGCAATCCCATTTCCCTATAAAGATGATAGAGCTAAATGCGGGTTGGAGTGATCTGGGCGCATGGGATGCAGTCTGGCAAGTAGGTAAGCAGGATGCAAATGGTAATGTCACGAGTGGCGATACATTGCTTGCAAATACTAAAAACTCTTTAGTGCATGCTAGTAGCCGCTTAGTAAGTGCTGTTGGCATTGAAAACTTGGTCATTGTGGAAACCGCAGACGCAGTTTTAATTGCTAATCGCCAAAATAGTCAGGATGTTAAAAACATTGTTAGCCAACTTGATCTGCAGGGGCGCGAAGAAAAGAGTTTACATCGCAAAGTATCAAGGCCTTGGGGTTGGTATGATAGTGTAGACGAGGGCGAGCGTTTTAAGGTTAAGCGCATCCAGGTGAAGCCTGGCGCAAGCCTCTCATTGCAAATGCATCACCATAGGGCCGAACACTGGATTGTTGTGAGGGGTATAGCGGAGATTACCAATGGCGATCAAGTGGTAACTTTAAAAGAAAATGAAAGTACATTTATCCCCCAAGGACAAACTCATCGCTTAGCTAATCCTGGCAACACACCACTCGAAATTATTGAAGTGCAGTCAGGCAGTTATTTGGGTGAAGACGATATTATAAGATTTGAAGATACATACGGAAGAAGTTAA